The DNA sequence CCTTTTGCGACTGGAATGCAATCTTCTTTAAGAGACTTGTACCTGATTGAAATCTTGATGAGTAAGGATCCTTTATGGTTTCACAGCTAATTGAAAGCATCAGCTCATCAAGTTTTACAaacccgttttttttttttttttctctgcttgatGATGCAGAACTCTGGGTCTTAATCAGGTTTTATACAACCCTTGCCCAGATTCCAACATCATTTCTTGGGGACATTTTATTCTATCACCAAAAGAACCTATGGCTAATCTCTATCCAGGGGTAGGTCAGCCTCCCCTCTGAATGAGAAAACACATCTGGTTTCTCAATTTTTATGTCCAATATCAATTTGACTAATTTATTATGTAGTATCTAAAGCACAGGAATCAACAAGATTCATTTCTGTGGAATATAAAAAATGATCAGCACTTCATCGCCTCATCAGAGAGTTCCTCAATTTTAGCCAAACACGTTCTGGAAACTTATTTTTTGGTCTCCTTTTTTTCCCAGATACATCAAGAGTTAAAAACAATTCAACCTATATTCAAATGTAGTTAATGAACTATAAACATACAATACACATTATGTTCAtgataaaacatacaaaaatagaaactgtttaaggaaaaactaaataaaaagagaagctttgATATTAACTTTTAACACAATACACCTTCAGAATTCCACATTGTATGCTGAATCCCTCTGCTCCCATGTATGAGAAGTCATAGGACTTAGTCATAGGACATGGTCACAGCTGTGCCTTAGCTTAGCCTGAAACAGATGAGTCTGTTAGCTTCATCTCCATCTTCTCTGCCTTTACCTTTCCCAGTTGCCAATACCCAGGTTTGgggtccctcttttttttttctttttcagctgaAGCCCTATGCTAATAACTTTTCAACCTCTGTGTATACAAAAGTAAATGAAACACAATATAGTCAGTGGAGAATCAAATGGGGGAAAGGAGATATGACTTAAAAGGTCATTGTTACCTGTTCTGAGACCCCTTCCCTGAATATCCTGCATTACGAACAAGTACAGTTACCTCCACAGTTAGGTTGTTGGGAGAGGAGCGCACTCTTAGGAAGAAGGTAGCTCTAAGGGAGAGGAGAATGTTTAAAAGTCTCCACTGGGTTTATCTACAAATTCTGGAagtaaaaaaaactttctttcatctctctgtgtaggatttttctgaatattttccagGAATGCTGAGGTAGAAGCTCAGCATTCCTGAGCTGATGATAGAATGACTAATCCCAGGCAATGTCCTCATATCATCAGCAGCCACTACCAAGGGTGGGGATGCTGGCTAGAAGCAGGATGCATTATCCATAGAGAATTCAAAAGCAATAATAAAGCCAATGAAAGTTAATCTGCTCTTCATTATCACCATGCATGGCAATTCTAAATAATATCAATGGTAAAATATTCATCCCCCAAAACATTGTGAATTGAAGTTCTAAACAATCGCTGTAATTGCTGTTGAGTTTTAACAGTATATATGTAAGCTTCAGTTTAGCccatttttttattacttatattttaataaacattgtgttctacatgaaaattaattccgAGAACTTCCGGTTATACAGTTGGCCCCAACATACTTGGCCTCAGCTACACATCTTCGTTTCTAAAGTAAGATCATAACAATTCAATATCCACGTTTGTTTCGAATGGTTTGTCTCCAATCCCTGTGTTATTACATATTCCTGCATTTAAACAGTAGATTCTAAAGAAACATTGTAGCCCAGTGATTGTAAAGACAAATTAACCCAACTTTAATTACAGAGACATTTGATCATTCTATATGATTATGTGAAGTTtaattgtgtttaaaatttatattgaaacaGTACAAACTGTAAGGTATGATATTTTTGTTTGGTAAGtgcaaattttaatttgtatgtaaaATATTGTACTgaatttaaatgatatatttaaagttacTATTTATCCTTTCTGAtagttattttcttgttttaaaaccAGAGAatgaatcaaaaataataattagctcTATTACTGATCATTACATAATTATTACTGACAATGGTTTTGCTATATAAAGGACAGCAGTATTAAAAAGTGACCCCCTCTGGGTGTCAAGTATGCTAAACATGCCACTGACGACAAGTGTTCCCCGGAGGTGAGCACTATCCCTGCTGTCCAAGCTCATTGTAACCCAGGAGCACTCTTGAGTGTTCCTGTCCTCTTCTCTTTTGTTGCTATTCCCAACAAACTGATTAGTCAATGCAGCTTAATTCATATTTCTAAACCTATATGTTTCTGCTCATCCACTGCCTAGCCTTCTGCTTTCTTTATGTGCTTcactaaaaacaaatatatttcttttttcccattgaaTATCGCTGCACATAGATCCAGCTGTGTACTGATTACTTGAAAATTTATATCTCCAACTCTTACTGTTTCCCTGGATCCCAGATTTGTATACCTAACTCTGTATGCCACAGCGCCCCCTACATTTCTAATAGGCACATTAAATTGACTGTGATCAAATACGATGTTATGTTCCCACCATATCTACTGTTGTCCCAGGGAACCCCATTTCAGTAAATAGCAGCACTCTTCAATAAGTTATTCCAAACAAAACTCTAGATCTGTACTTCTCTGTTTCTTCTACACCTTgcatccatcagcaaatcctgtggAGGCTCGGTTCTCACTTCTTCCTTGATTACTCTCCGAGACCTAGAACTCTGTAGAAGCCTGCTGCCTGCTTTCCCTGCTTACCTCTTACCTGTTTTACCTCCATGGTGTCTCTTCCACAGTGGCCATAGTAAGCTTTATAAAATGTtaatcagggccaggcacagtgggtcacacctgcaATTTCACCTTTGGGAagcaagatgggaggatcacttgagctcaggcgttcaagactagcctaggcaacataataaggccttgtctcttcaaaaaaaattttttttaaacagcccGGTATGGTGGCACACTATTATAGTcttcagctacttggaaggcttaggcacaaggatcacttgagcccaggagttcaaggctgtagtgccatgatcacaccactgcactccagcttgggtgacagaattagaccctatctccaaaacaGAAAACGAAAAATTAAGCATTAGAAAACCATAAATCATTTTATGTCACTCCCCTGAACAAAACACTACAATAATTTGCTGTCAAATTTATAATAAGACCCAAAGCCCTTACATTGGCTTACAAGTTCTATATAATCTGGTCCTGGTCAGCTCTCTGACCTCTTTTCTGGCCTTTCCCCCCATACTTCATTCTGGCCATATTGCCATTGCTGTCATTCCTTCAACACACCAACCATCTCTTTGCCGTGGGCTCTTTATACTTGTTCCATAGGCTAGAACATTGGCTAGAACATTTGTCCCAGATTTTCCTATGATTCACCCCCTCACTTCTTCAGGTCATTGTTACCTTTTCTGAGACACCTTTCCTGAACATACTGCGTTACGGGCAATGCACAGTGGCACACTCTATTGCCTTGtcctgacttatttttctttagagcaTTTCTCAATActtgcatatacacacacacacacacacacacacacacacacatatacatactgtATTTATCTCCCCCATTAGAATGTAGTAACAAAAGGGCAAAAATCTTGTCTACGTTGTCTGCCACTGAGTCACCAGAGCTAGAGCTGGTAAAGAGAAGCTctacaaatattcattgaattaaCAAACAACtttatcaacccatcatctatccCAAATCCAAGTGTATGCTCTTTCTTATTCTCCAGTcgcatttttcttctcttcaactCCTGTCTGGTAATTGAGGAAGCATCCTTGCCTTTTTGCTGGCATCCCTAGGCCTCATTTCTCAAAGTTGCCTGAGAGAGATATGTACAAGTAATAGTGTTCATTAGAGGGCATCTCCAGGAAAGTGGGCAGAAAGGCTGGCCACAGAGGTAGAGCCCAACTTTTCCAGCTCTGACTGCCTCCAGGAATAGTCACCTAACtgcctttttctgctttttattattttattttatttttttattttattttatttttttaaggcaaagtcttgctttgtcacccaggctggagtgcaatggaacaatctcagctcactgcaacctcgaagctcaagtgatcctcctgcctcagtctcctaagtagctgggaccacagatgcatgtcaccacacccagcaattttttttttttttttttaacagacagagtctcactatgttgcccaggccggtatTGAACTCTTGtggtcaagagatcctcctgacTCAAACTAttggaattacgggcatgagtcacAACACATGGCccctttctctgcttcttcatctgctgttctttaaattttatttattcgtGGTGGCCACATGCCCCATCCTAGATGAGGAATCATGGCATCCTCACTCCTCTCGGCCATGTGTGAATCCTCAAAGTCCTCGATCCCTTATCCATTATTCTAAAATCTAAAAGcctctaaaaatgaaatttttctgtCCTAAATTTGAGGCTCATTTGGCAGAAAAACTTGGCATGGCCTGGTGTGAGGCTGTTTATGGTCTTTATTTATCCTGCATTAATATTCATACATTTTGCAGCAGACTATTTATGCATTAGACTGCAGAATGCTGCCCCCAACCTCCTTAGTGGTTAACATAATACAGAGAATTTGCGCCTTCCATAATCTGAAACATTCTGAGTTCTGAAACACACCTGGGCCCCAGGTCTTGGATAAGGAATTGTGAAGCCCAGCTCTCTCTTTCAGCCATAGCTGATAGAAAGGGAGGTTGTGTGACCCGGAACCAAACAGTGAAATGTAAGGGGAAGTCTTCTTGAGCTTCTAGGGAAAGATCCtgctctcaaaataaaaaggtaaagcCCCCAAAGAAAGTGGCCTTGCCCCACTCCTTCTTTCCTGCTCAGGGTCTGGGCTGAGGATGTGGCACCTTCTACCTTGTGACCATGAAGAGACAAGATCGAAAGATTAGCTGAGAATGGTGGGGGAAAAAGGGGAACTTTACGAGCCCCCAGAAGAACTCTGGAATCATAAACCACGCTTCTAGTTAAGTAAATACTGAACttccttattttaaataattagcaTTAATTAGTCTTTCTGTGACTTTCCTCTGAATGAGATTAGCCAGGGACAATAAAATGGTGTCTGAACAGGTGACGAGTAGGGCCCTCCCTCGGCCAACAGAGATAAGAAAGAGCTTACACTTGGGTTTGGGATAGATGATGGGTAGATTAATTTGTTTGTTAACTGCAAAGTAACCTCTTATTGATGAAGGATCAAACAAGAAGCCCATAATACCGGCAGGCCACAGAAGGCCTAGGTGCTAGCCTTATCGGGTTgccaagaagaaaggagaaggagaacaaACAGGCAGGAGGCCTCCCTCGGCAGAGATCCAGAGCAAAGGCAGCTGTTGCTTCTCATGAACACTCCAAAGTTTATCACAGTCACCTGTCACCCTAGCTGGCACAGGTCTTTGAAAATGTGCTGGGAGTGtgtttacatgtgtgtgtgtgcttgcataTTAAAAATGCCCAGGTTAATACCAGGGGTATTAAAACACCCTTGCCTGGCTAGTCTTTGCAGACCTTCTCTGAAAGTTTTGGTGAGTAAGTCTGTTCTTCAGCAACCCTACCTGCTTCTCCAAACCACCTAAAGAGATCCAGTGCTGATGGTGCTGTTCTTCCATCTTTACTCCCTTGAAACTAACCACATTGTCTTCTTTCCTTTACCACCACCCAGGAGCTCAGAGATCTAAGCTGCTTTCCATCTTTTCTCCCAGCCCCAGGACACTGACTCTGTACAGGATGGGGCCTTCCTCTTGCCACCTTCTCATCCTCATTCCCCTTCTCCAGTTGATCGTCCCAGGGAGTACTCAGTGTTCCTTAGACTCCGTTATGAATAAGAAGATCAAGGATGTTCTCAACCGTCTAGGTAAGTGACTGGGGTAGGGGGAAGCGGGGGGCTGACTCTTGCTCATTCCTCCTGTTCTTAAACTCCAGCTTTGTCTCTATCCTGTCCCAAGATCCCAACCAAGCCCAACCCCTGATGAGGGCTTTCTACACGACCCTACCCCTGTTTGAACTCTTGGCTAAAAGCTAAGGTTTTCCTGATGAGGAGGAAGACGTGGAGAATGGTAGCTGTAATTTATGAACACTCATTATGAACCAGGTATAATCTGAGCTTTATGTAGATTAGttcatttaattcccacaacCATTTTATGAGGTAAGGACAACTATTACTTCCCCttgaaaaatgaggaaactaaaccATAAAAGTTGATGAGTAGCCTGATTCTAGACATAGTGTCACCTCCAAGGTAGAAGATGAAGGGGATTATAGGGAGGATAGCTCATGGGCTATATATCCCTTCTTCTTTCCTACTCAGAGTACAGTCCCTCTCCCGTAAGCAAGAAGCTCTCGTGTACTAGTGTCAAGAGCCAAGGAAGGCTGGCCTCTTGCCCTGCTGGTGAGTAACTCCCTGAGGGTAAGTAAGATGCCCCGTGTCCTCCCCTGTCCATCTCCCTGCACCTACACCATCCCCCACCTCAGGTCTGTATCACCCTGGCACCCTGCTAGAGACCCCTTGCCCATTCTTGTTTTCCTGAAGGATGCTACTGGGGGATCGTGGGCTTCTGCCTCTTCCTTTCACCCTTTCACTTCATGCCCCTGTTTCTCAGCCCTCCCTCTCCTCCATTGTCCCATAATGATCACATCGTTCATTTGTCTTTCCAATCTATTCCCCTGTTTTGATGGGTAGGGGCCAACAGAGAGGTGAATTTATCACAAATCGAAGAAAATTGAAACTCCCAAGTTCCAAGTCTCTCACTTGCATAAGTCTCTTTCATGGccccaaatatttgtttttgtgatatctgtatttcttttattgaaaTGAGCTCTTAAAGTTGAATGAACTTGAGGCCCCATGAAACCTAGCTCTACCCCTGACTGCACAGGGTTGAAAGATGGTTGTGGGTTGCCCTTCCTCCTCTTACattccaagagctctgatggcTGTGCTTCATGTGCCCATGCAGGGATGACTGTCACTGGCTGTGCTTGTGGCTATGGCTGTGGTTCATGGGATGTTCAGGGGGGAACCACCTGCCACTGCCAGTGCAGTGTGATGGACTGGACCACTGCCCGCTGCTGCTACCTGGCCTGAGAGGGAGAAGGTTGAGAACTCAGTTTTGTGACCGTGACAGTAATGAAACCAGGGTCTCAACCAGGAAATCTAACTCAAACATACCCCTTCATTTGTTCCAGTCCTGATTGTTGGGTAATAAAGACAAACTTTATACCTCTCTGTGTTTATGTCATCACTGTTATGGTCCCCAGCTTGGGACTCCCCTGGCCAGAAGATGCTGTCAGTGTCCCAGTGGTGACATCTCAGTTTGGGAAGTGGGATGGGAAGTTAGGAAAGATATGGAAGAATGGGAAAAGCAAACGGACACTCCAAACCCCCACTTCCctcattttttaacaaaaagatgGCTGTGCCAGGCATATTGCTTGGCATGgggtaaagagaaataaaataacacatcCCTACAAAGCTCACCAACTAGAAAAACAGGCTCTGCGCTATGTGTGAGAAGACTTTTCAAGGGATGGGCAAGCAGGGGTGGCTTCAAGGGAATCTAGTTCTAGATTTTCAGTATGTGTATGTACTCTTTACTAAATTCAAGTGCCTGAGATGTGCTTTGATCAAGGTGACTTCTTTCACACCATTGCCTTTCTACCacataacaaaagaaaaccacagcCCTCACCTGTCACTGAATCTTATTATCTTGGAGTATAAAAATCTGCAGAATGCCAAACAAGAAATGATTAAAAAGATGGGCATCCATGTTGAGTGTATGAATGATCCAGTGACGGGGTAACAAGTCCTTTCACAGCTTGGGAGGCTTCCATGGTTTGGTCTTTATAGGATTGGAGGAGGATATAATCCAGTTGTCAATTGATGaattaccaaaaataatttttaatagcaaGTTGGTGTGTGAGATTGTTGACAAATCATTCAAAAGGAATTCAGACAAATTGAATGGTATTACTACAATAAATACTTTCTCTTTCTATCTACTTAAGAAGTGGACGTGTCAAAACTGAcaactatgaaaataaatactaagaatggctgggtgtggtggcttacgcctataatcccagcactttgggaggccgaggcaggtggatcacttgaagtcaggagttcgagaccagtctggccaacctggtgaaaccccatctccattaaaaatacaaaaaaattagccaggcatggtggctcatgcctgtagttccaactactcaggagcctgaggcaggaaaattgcttgaacctgtgaggcagaggttgcagtgagctgtgatcatgccactgcactccagcctccagcctgggcaacagagcaagacttcatctcaagaaaaaaaaaaagaaatactaggaATATAATGGTTCTGACTTTATCTCACTCTAGCGAAACAAAGTTGTTTGTCTATGAGTATATAAACTACTTGAGTGGGAGAAGAAGCTCTgtctttctcattttacaaaatataattaCGAAATATTGTTTGGGTTTATTAATTACTTATAAAAATTTGTTATAACTGTTCTGTTCAAATATATActgttaattattataataatagctaTACTCCTATTTATAGCAACTGCAGTGAGTCTTTTAGAATAGAAAGCAGATAATGCCACTTTCCTGTTCAAGTCTAGTGATTTCcattacatgaaaaaataaaatctcaaggtCAACTAAATCCTGCATCCCCTGGTCACTGGAGATATCTCTAACTTCATTTCTGACCTTTGCTCACCCTGGCATATCTGCATTCTTGGTATTCTCTGTCCCAGCCACCATCCCACCTTAAGGCCTTCCTATGTCCTGTCTCCCCGATAGTTACACAGTTCTCACACACAAGGTCAGTGTTCAATTATTTTTCAGACAACCTTTCCCATCACCTCTACCTTgccctgtttttaaaattatttttccatgatGCTTCTCAGTGTTGACTTCATAGTCTATTTATGAATGTATTAACTGTCTCTTGCACTGGAACATGTAATCCATGAAAGAGAAAACTTTGCCTAACTTGCACACCACTGACTCCCCAGtgcatagcacagtgcctggcccatggaGGAGTTACAATGAACAATGTGCCTGCTACTGGGTCCAGCTCTGAGTCTGAGTCAGCTCCTTCTTTTGCTTTCTATTCCTCTTCCTTTACCTCAATCCTGGTCGTTGAGGAACAAATCTTATTTTAAACGGAGGTCCCTGGGTTTCATTCTCAAGGTGTCAGTAGGAGAAATAGCTGTTCACCAGAGGGCACTCTGAGAAAGAAAAGCCAGAGAGTGAAGATGGAGGTCAGAGAGGTCAACAATAGCAGAAGCAAAAGTAGATTTTGTAGCTTTGTCCGATATAATTAGCTGCCCACTTGGTGGCCCATTTCCCCTTTCTCAGTGTTAACAGAATCTGAATGTCATTCAGGGTATTGATGTGTCCGATCCTGAAGGATAAAATATTAGTTAAACCGATAACAGAACTTTTACTTCTCTTGgccaaatctttctttttctagccACCTTTGCATGGAGTGGGGTTGCATGGGGTGGCAGGTGACCCAAATCAGACCAAGAAGACATGGGAGAGTTCTGCTTGGGCCTCTTGAGAAAGAATTCATTTCTTGAATTAAAAACAGAGACTCAAAATTGTCCATGTCTCTTCTAGCTTGGGCTGTTGGTGTGAGGATGTGATGTCTGGAGCTGTGGCAGCTATCTTGTGTCCATGGAGTTAGTTCAATCACCCTGTGACTTTTGAGCCAAAACTGTAAGCATGGTgaagcagaaagaggaaaaagaacctGGGGCTGTAACCACATTATTCTACCACTGAACAAACTCTGAAATAActgaaactgtttttcttcttaactaaataaaaagtattcttattcactcatttaacaaacatttattaaattctgTATACAAAGGCACTGGGCTGCAGTGGTTGCCAAAATAGGAAAAGATTACTGCCTTCATGGAGCCTCCATTCTAATTCTATGTCTCCTCAAGCTGGAATTTTTTGTT is a window from the Piliocolobus tephrosceles isolate RC106 unplaced genomic scaffold, ASM277652v3 unscaffolded_20, whole genome shotgun sequence genome containing:
- the LOC113225270 gene encoding resistin-like beta; translated protein: MPSRFGPRTLTLYRMGPSSCHLLILIPLLQLIVPGSTQCSLDSVMNKKIKDVLNRLEYSPSPVSKKLSCTSVKSQGRLASCPAGMTVTGCACGYGCGSWDVQGGTTCHCQCSVMDWTTARCCYLA